The following coding sequences lie in one Pseudomonadota bacterium genomic window:
- a CDS encoding response regulator transcription factor, translated as MTRFKIILVDDHPVLRESIAAFLRARCGSELVVVGEAADGPTALRLAQEHRPDLALLDLHMPGVSGIETLRRLKQVSEGTRVLVFSVYEDQAHVVEAIHAGADDYLFKGHATAQTVADHMLQTLRGHLAQRNPLQRKLLFALRNLRADRLPLGPGQLTKAELEVIKLAAHRGLSMKEIAVELGRTDGALSENTVRKHLQRIYSKLGARNQTHAIALAIKYGLISVDDTQPAARRLT; from the coding sequence ATGACGAGGTTCAAGATCATCCTTGTCGATGACCACCCTGTACTGCGGGAGTCCATCGCAGCGTTCCTGCGCGCAAGGTGCGGCTCCGAGCTGGTGGTCGTGGGAGAGGCCGCAGACGGACCGACCGCCCTGAGGCTTGCACAGGAGCACCGGCCCGACCTGGCCTTGCTCGACCTTCACATGCCGGGCGTGAGCGGTATCGAGACGCTGCGGCGGCTCAAGCAGGTGTCTGAAGGCACGCGCGTCCTCGTTTTTTCAGTCTATGAGGATCAGGCCCACGTGGTGGAAGCCATCCATGCCGGGGCGGATGACTACCTTTTCAAGGGGCACGCCACCGCCCAAACCGTCGCCGATCACATGCTCCAGACCCTGCGTGGCCATCTTGCGCAGCGCAATCCGCTTCAGAGGAAGCTGCTCTTTGCGCTCAGGAACCTCCGGGCGGACAGACTGCCTCTGGGTCCCGGTCAGCTGACGAAAGCGGAGCTTGAAGTGATCAAGCTTGCTGCCCACAGGGGCCTTTCGATGAAGGAGATCGCGGTTGAGCTGGGAAGGACCGACGGCGCGTTATCGGAGAACACGGTTCGCAAGCACCTGCAGCGCATCTACTCGAAGCTGGGTGCGCGCAACCAGACACACGCGATAGCCCTTGCGATCAAGTACGGGCTCATTTCCGTCGATGACACGCAACCTGCTGCGAGAAGACTGACCTGA
- a CDS encoding DUF2330 domain-containing protein, protein MMQAWRVRAWNWRAGSSALLVAGTLTALAQPVAACGGLFCSQAQPVNQAAERIMFVDNGDGTLTAVVQILYEGPSELFAWVLPVPGVPEVNVSSDQAFMRLQQASNPLYRLQRNVLPCGGPSSAAPGVPAAVGGSAGFAAPPPAGPPVVVRDQGTVGPYDYSVISLVDPNAPADVAVKWLTDNGYDVTAIGPRVLAPYLMKGMNLLAFRLTKGNNEGSIRPIIITYNAERASIPIVPTAVAANDNMGIMVWVVGANRAIPANYKALELNEARLNWFNPNSNYNEVVSDAADEANGQGFVTELAAPTSGLDEVVFSPSDEATWQSIMSQHYPGPVAMLVMLQQVYGAWDGYEDALRKGITLPPGLPFADFQQCPRCYIGQPGVSVIEADVLRALYEDVVKPMIETQRLLSSRPYVTRLYTTMSASEMTLDPEFDFNPDLPDYSNTHVAEQVIECGGTWEITLPQGDKVRGMGRTWPDPTATQPAARRIFEVGTTGAGNTVMDNTAAIAAALAAHNATVTSPMLPTGAAGVAGGAGAGTVGGAPGAGIGGTAGAGTDAGAGIVTPGVLDPSASSEEGCSCALPGGSRAGGNAWLATLGVLGLVVGLRLRRRR, encoded by the coding sequence ATGATGCAAGCATGGAGAGTCCGAGCGTGGAACTGGCGTGCCGGAAGTAGTGCCCTGCTGGTCGCGGGGACGTTGACTGCTCTGGCGCAGCCGGTCGCGGCGTGCGGTGGTCTGTTCTGCTCCCAGGCACAACCCGTCAACCAAGCAGCCGAGCGCATTATGTTCGTCGACAACGGGGATGGCACGCTAACGGCCGTGGTGCAGATCCTGTACGAAGGGCCCTCCGAGCTCTTTGCTTGGGTGCTACCGGTTCCGGGCGTTCCCGAGGTGAACGTGTCCTCGGACCAGGCCTTTATGCGGCTGCAGCAGGCGTCGAATCCCCTGTATCGACTGCAGCGAAATGTGCTGCCCTGCGGCGGTCCGAGCAGCGCAGCCCCCGGGGTTCCCGCCGCTGTTGGGGGCTCTGCGGGGTTTGCAGCCCCACCACCGGCCGGTCCGCCGGTGGTCGTGCGCGACCAGGGCACGGTGGGCCCTTACGACTACAGTGTCATCTCGCTGGTCGACCCCAACGCTCCGGCCGACGTGGCGGTCAAGTGGCTGACCGATAACGGTTACGACGTCACCGCGATCGGGCCCCGGGTGCTGGCTCCCTACCTCATGAAGGGCATGAACCTGCTCGCGTTCCGGCTGACCAAGGGCAATAACGAGGGCTCGATCCGGCCCATCATCATCACCTACAACGCCGAGCGAGCGAGCATCCCGATCGTGCCGACCGCCGTGGCAGCCAACGACAACATGGGCATCATGGTCTGGGTCGTTGGTGCGAACCGCGCCATTCCAGCCAACTACAAGGCCCTCGAGCTCAACGAGGCGCGCCTGAACTGGTTCAACCCGAACAGTAACTACAACGAAGTAGTCAGCGACGCCGCCGATGAAGCCAATGGGCAGGGTTTCGTGACCGAGCTGGCCGCGCCCACCAGTGGCCTCGACGAAGTCGTGTTCAGCCCGAGCGACGAGGCTACCTGGCAGAGCATCATGTCGCAGCACTATCCGGGCCCCGTGGCGATGCTGGTCATGCTGCAGCAGGTCTACGGGGCCTGGGACGGCTACGAGGATGCTCTGCGCAAGGGGATTACGCTGCCTCCCGGCCTTCCCTTCGCGGACTTCCAGCAATGCCCGCGCTGCTACATCGGTCAGCCCGGGGTCAGCGTGATCGAAGCGGACGTGCTTCGCGCGCTGTACGAGGACGTGGTCAAGCCGATGATCGAGACCCAGCGGCTGCTGAGCAGCCGTCCCTACGTTACTCGCTTGTACACGACCATGTCGGCAAGCGAGATGACGCTGGACCCGGAGTTTGACTTCAATCCGGACCTGCCGGACTACTCGAACACCCACGTGGCCGAGCAGGTGATCGAGTGCGGCGGCACCTGGGAGATCACCCTACCGCAAGGCGACAAGGTGCGTGGAATGGGCCGCACGTGGCCCGACCCCACGGCAACGCAGCCGGCCGCGCGTCGCATCTTCGAGGTGGGTACAACGGGGGCGGGCAACACCGTCATGGATAACACTGCCGCGATCGCAGCCGCGTTGGCCGCCCACAACGCCACCGTCACGAGCCCGATGCTGCCCACAGGCGCCGCCGGCGTGGCCGGCGGAGCGGGAGCCGGCACGGTCGGCGGCGCACCAGGAGCTGGCATAGGCGGCACGGCAGGGGCCGGCACAGATGCAGGAGCCGGCATAGTCACGCCGGGCGTGCTCGATCCGAGCGCCAGCAGCGAAGAAGGCTGCTCGTGTGCGCTGCCTGGCGGGTCGCGAGCGGGAGGCAACGCCTGGCTGGCCACGCTGGGCGTGCTGGGATTGGTTGTTGGGCTGCGACTGCGGCGCCGGCGTTGA
- a CDS encoding ammonium transporter → MDAGDTAWLLTSCALVLLMTPGLAFFYGGLVPERAVLNTMKMCFIALGVIALQWSLVGYSLAFSPGSAWLGSLAWAGLDGVGPEPSPDYAPTAPHLSFMAFQMMFAIITPALISGAVVGRMRFKAYAMFIVLWAFLVYDPLAHWVWGSGGWIRELGALDFAGGTVVHISSGISALVAAVVIGPRARPAAAAEHRGGDEPAPAGPHNVPFVLLGAALLWFGWFGFNAGSSLAADGLAALAFVTTMLSSASAVVALVASDIIRGDKPSAVRVAIAAVVGLVAITPAAGFVTPMAALAIGAIAVIISDRAMKLFRRKLTRLDDTLDVFACHGIGGIVGALLTGVFATTRVNPAGADGLLYGNPRLLLLQLLGVAASAALAAAGTAVILHAMKMFMALRPSAEQEVLGIDASEHGEAGYVMDRGDPALLSPLPFETDAPRKTGGDGYVKRATAGVRREADERPQAG, encoded by the coding sequence ATGGATGCAGGCGATACCGCGTGGTTGCTCACGTCCTGCGCGCTGGTTTTGCTCATGACGCCGGGACTAGCGTTCTTCTACGGGGGGCTCGTCCCCGAGCGGGCGGTGCTCAATACGATGAAGATGTGCTTCATCGCACTGGGTGTCATCGCCCTACAGTGGTCGCTGGTGGGCTATTCCCTGGCCTTCTCCCCCGGCTCTGCTTGGCTCGGCAGCCTCGCCTGGGCGGGGCTGGACGGCGTTGGGCCCGAACCAAGCCCCGACTACGCTCCCACGGCGCCACATCTGTCGTTCATGGCGTTTCAAATGATGTTCGCCATCATTACTCCCGCGTTGATTTCCGGCGCGGTGGTCGGCCGTATGCGTTTCAAGGCGTATGCGATGTTCATCGTGCTGTGGGCGTTCTTGGTCTACGATCCGCTGGCACACTGGGTGTGGGGCAGCGGCGGCTGGATCCGCGAGCTTGGCGCGCTTGATTTCGCCGGTGGAACGGTGGTGCACATCAGCTCGGGTATTTCGGCGCTCGTGGCGGCCGTCGTCATAGGGCCGCGTGCCCGGCCGGCAGCCGCCGCGGAGCATCGAGGAGGAGACGAACCGGCGCCCGCGGGGCCGCACAACGTGCCGTTCGTGCTGCTTGGCGCCGCCTTGCTCTGGTTCGGATGGTTTGGCTTCAACGCGGGCTCGAGCCTGGCGGCCGACGGGTTGGCGGCGCTGGCTTTCGTGACCACCATGCTGTCCTCGGCATCGGCAGTGGTCGCTCTGGTTGCCAGCGACATCATCCGGGGCGACAAGCCCTCCGCCGTTCGGGTTGCGATCGCTGCCGTCGTAGGTCTGGTCGCGATCACGCCGGCTGCGGGGTTCGTTACGCCCATGGCGGCCCTGGCCATCGGCGCGATCGCCGTGATCATCAGCGATCGGGCGATGAAGTTGTTCCGGCGCAAGCTGACCCGACTGGACGACACCCTGGACGTGTTTGCCTGCCATGGAATCGGCGGAATCGTCGGGGCTCTGCTGACCGGCGTGTTCGCGACCACACGAGTCAACCCGGCCGGCGCCGACGGCCTCCTCTACGGAAACCCGAGATTGCTGCTGCTGCAGCTGCTCGGCGTAGCAGCAAGCGCCGCCCTGGCTGCTGCAGGGACGGCCGTGATTCTGCATGCCATGAAGATGTTCATGGCCTTGCGGCCCTCCGCCGAACAGGAAGTGCTTGGCATCGACGCCAGCGAGCACGGAGAAGCTGGTTACGTCATGGACCGTGGCGATCCGGCCCTCCTATCACCTTTGCCGTTCGAAACAGATGCGCCACGCAAGACGGGAGGAGACGGGTATGTCAAACGCGCAACCGCAGGTGTCCGCCGCGAAGCGGACGAGAGGCCGCAAGCAGGATAG
- the arsM gene encoding arsenosugar biosynthesis arsenite methyltransferase ArsM, which produces MVSALDEDYLEDVESLYARAADSPQPSLCCTQTPVWKLPGLTIPQGMIERNYGCGTTVHPSDLSSANTALYVGVGAGLEALQMSWFMRREGAVIALDKVSEMLETASALLDLAEKLNPWFRRNFVTLRKGDALSLPIGDESVDLASQNCLFNIFTRQHLSRALREMHRVLRPRGKLALSDPVATRPLPQNLVDDPKLRAQCLSGALKLDEYLGAIVDAGFGTIEVRAKRPYRVLGASQYGLAEPLLLESVEIVAIKDPVAEDGPCIFTGRTATYVGSEEFYDDGKGHSLTRNLPAGVCDKTACALASLERDDIVLTPSTWHYPGDGCC; this is translated from the coding sequence ATGGTTTCCGCTCTGGACGAAGACTACCTCGAAGACGTGGAATCGCTGTATGCGCGAGCCGCCGACTCGCCGCAGCCCAGCCTCTGCTGCACCCAGACGCCCGTGTGGAAGCTACCGGGCTTGACGATTCCTCAAGGAATGATCGAGCGCAACTACGGCTGCGGAACCACGGTTCACCCGAGCGATCTCAGCAGCGCCAACACGGCACTGTACGTCGGCGTGGGCGCGGGGCTCGAAGCTCTTCAGATGAGCTGGTTCATGCGCAGGGAAGGCGCCGTAATCGCGCTCGACAAGGTCAGCGAAATGCTGGAAACGGCTAGCGCGCTTCTGGATCTGGCGGAGAAGCTCAATCCTTGGTTTCGGCGGAACTTTGTAACACTCAGGAAAGGCGACGCGCTATCACTTCCCATCGGAGACGAAAGCGTGGATCTGGCGTCGCAGAACTGCCTTTTCAACATCTTCACTCGGCAGCATCTATCCCGGGCGCTCCGAGAAATGCACCGCGTGCTCAGGCCACGGGGTAAGCTCGCTCTGAGCGATCCGGTGGCTACTCGACCGCTCCCCCAGAATCTGGTGGACGATCCCAAGCTGAGGGCGCAGTGCCTGTCCGGAGCGTTGAAGCTCGACGAGTACCTGGGCGCGATCGTGGACGCTGGCTTCGGAACGATCGAGGTGCGCGCCAAGCGCCCTTACCGGGTGCTCGGAGCTTCCCAGTACGGGCTAGCGGAGCCTCTCTTGCTCGAGAGCGTCGAAATCGTCGCGATCAAGGACCCGGTTGCCGAGGACGGGCCGTGCATCTTCACTGGACGCACCGCAACCTACGTGGGCTCCGAAGAATTCTATGACGATGGCAAAGGACACTCGCTGACGCGCAACCTGCCCGCCGGCGTCTGCGACAAGACCGCCTGCGCGCTGGCGTCGCTGGAGCGCGACGACATCGTGCTGACCCCTTCCACCTGGCACTACCCCGGCGACGGTTGCTGCTAG
- a CDS encoding HAMP domain-containing histidine kinase, whose translation MTPGAGGGGLFSLLAAAYLGIGSLHLLEAAVLFHRQREPAEGQRLLTWSAALAVYFVHTNRTDNELLVAMGLGSQLVVSSALVARLCCYARIPFSWSHSVVPFLLALLVSTLLHLSRRGCVWVVAPAALASVYPLLACCFRLRGFRWRSVPARGYMRGCLVLAPYLLSLPLLVREPALAPYGLLLLLCLLIGLEMLWQHTMLHVAGEASRLKDEFVSNVSHEIRTPLLGARYLTDNLLEGLHGALSPAQAACVESIRKQHQDLNRLLADILDISKIEANHLTLKLEPVPVQEIVNECAGLIRPALENKRLHWQLDVPDRDVVVWADRARVKQILMNLLDNAVKHTTCGRIGVGCRQECGTAAIWVSDTGCGIARDEQARIFEEFHRKRGAGAGGFGLGLSIARKLVKLQGGQIRVESTLGQGSRFTFSLPLAAEQRASS comes from the coding sequence ATGACGCCTGGCGCCGGCGGCGGTGGCCTCTTCAGCCTGCTCGCCGCGGCCTACCTTGGCATTGGCTCGCTTCACCTGCTCGAAGCGGCGGTTCTCTTTCACCGGCAGCGCGAGCCGGCCGAGGGGCAGCGCCTGCTCACCTGGAGCGCCGCCCTTGCGGTCTACTTCGTGCATACGAACCGCACCGACAACGAGCTGCTCGTAGCCATGGGCCTCGGCAGCCAACTCGTTGTCTCATCCGCGCTTGTGGCTCGGCTGTGTTGTTACGCTCGAATCCCTTTCTCGTGGTCCCACAGCGTCGTCCCCTTTCTCCTGGCGCTGCTTGTGTCCACGCTCTTGCACCTTTCAAGACGTGGTTGCGTATGGGTCGTGGCGCCGGCCGCGCTGGCAAGTGTGTACCCGCTGCTGGCGTGCTGCTTCCGGTTGCGCGGCTTTCGTTGGCGCAGTGTTCCCGCCAGGGGGTACATGCGGGGTTGTCTCGTCTTGGCGCCCTACCTGCTGTCTCTGCCTCTTCTCGTGCGAGAGCCGGCTCTGGCGCCCTACGGCCTGCTGCTGCTGCTTTGCTTGCTTATCGGGCTCGAGATGCTCTGGCAGCATACGATGCTGCACGTCGCAGGCGAAGCGAGCCGGCTCAAGGACGAGTTCGTCTCGAACGTCAGTCACGAGATCAGGACGCCTCTGCTGGGCGCGCGCTACCTCACGGACAATCTTCTAGAGGGGCTGCATGGCGCACTGTCTCCGGCGCAAGCAGCCTGCGTAGAGAGTATCCGGAAGCAGCATCAGGACTTGAACAGACTGCTGGCCGATATTCTCGACATATCCAAGATCGAGGCGAACCATCTGACATTGAAGCTGGAGCCTGTGCCCGTTCAAGAGATCGTGAACGAGTGTGCGGGGCTGATTCGACCCGCGCTGGAAAACAAGCGCCTCCATTGGCAACTGGACGTTCCGGACCGAGACGTGGTGGTGTGGGCGGACCGTGCACGGGTGAAGCAAATTCTGATGAATCTGCTCGACAACGCCGTCAAGCACACCACTTGCGGGAGAATCGGTGTTGGATGCCGGCAGGAATGTGGAACCGCAGCGATCTGGGTGTCCGACACCGGTTGCGGGATTGCGCGGGACGAGCAGGCGCGCATATTCGAGGAGTTCCACCGGAAGAGGGGCGCAGGAGCCGGCGGTTTCGGCTTGGGCCTCTCGATAGCGCGCAAGCTCGTTAAATTGCAGGGCGGCCAGATCCGCGTCGAAAGCACGCTCGGGCAAGGCAGCCGTTTCACATTCAGCCTTCCGCTGGCCGCCGAGCAACGAGCCTCGTCGTGA
- the glsA gene encoding glutaminase A translates to MSNAQPQVSAAKRTRGRKQDSGGTRTSGVDPRSNGGPRPTLSARQARERALFDALRADDEESLAVEVFMNALCSMGLLADDPRLLESVAALENVTVNAKQRGRMSYDEFRTVIAPAIVLIERALQGNLVIPDFEAFCADIAALYEKTKGNEAGKVASYIPQLARVNPDQYGVAICTVDGQRFSTGDARMDFCVQSCCKPVNYCIALECSGEKIVHQHIGREPSGHSFNELTLNRAGLPHNPMINAGAVMACSLIRPDLTSADRFDLVIDVWTRLAGGKKPGFSNPTYLSERQTADRNFALGYFMREKGAFPSGTDLAATLEFFFQCCSLEMTTEAMSVVAATFANGGICPTTGERVFEPDTVRKCLSLMSSCGMYDFSGEWAFSIGMPGKSGVGGAVYAAVPNVAGLCTWSPRLDEIGNSVRGVDFFRELVSTFKFHNYDDLVGAVRERKDPRLARSRLRCEGVTELCWAASEGDLGAVRRLVARGVDIDTGDYDGRTALHLATCGRHKHVIDYLIARGGSLNPRDRWGGSPLDDAYREGHADIAALLERHGARRCAR, encoded by the coding sequence ATGTCAAACGCGCAACCGCAGGTGTCCGCCGCGAAGCGGACGAGAGGCCGCAAGCAGGATAGCGGCGGGACCAGAACTTCCGGCGTCGATCCACGATCGAACGGGGGGCCACGACCGACCCTGAGTGCCAGGCAAGCCCGCGAGCGCGCCCTGTTCGATGCGTTGCGCGCGGACGACGAGGAGTCTCTTGCCGTCGAGGTTTTCATGAACGCCCTTTGCAGCATGGGGCTCTTAGCGGATGACCCCCGCCTTTTGGAAAGCGTGGCAGCCCTCGAGAACGTGACGGTCAACGCCAAACAGCGCGGCCGCATGTCGTACGACGAATTCCGCACCGTCATCGCTCCCGCAATCGTGCTGATCGAGCGCGCATTGCAGGGAAATCTGGTGATTCCCGACTTCGAAGCCTTCTGTGCCGACATCGCGGCACTCTACGAAAAGACCAAGGGTAACGAAGCCGGCAAGGTTGCCAGCTACATCCCGCAGCTCGCTAGGGTGAATCCCGATCAATATGGGGTGGCCATCTGCACCGTAGACGGCCAGCGCTTCTCCACGGGCGATGCGAGGATGGACTTCTGCGTGCAATCGTGCTGCAAGCCTGTCAACTACTGCATCGCTCTGGAATGCAGCGGAGAGAAGATCGTGCACCAGCACATCGGTCGCGAGCCCAGTGGGCACAGCTTCAACGAGCTGACCTTGAACAGGGCCGGCCTTCCGCACAATCCCATGATCAACGCCGGGGCCGTGATGGCCTGTTCGCTGATTCGTCCCGATTTGACCAGCGCCGATCGCTTCGATTTGGTGATCGATGTGTGGACCAGGCTCGCCGGCGGCAAAAAGCCGGGGTTCAGCAACCCCACCTACCTGTCCGAACGACAGACCGCAGATCGCAACTTCGCCCTGGGCTACTTCATGCGGGAAAAGGGCGCATTCCCGAGCGGGACGGACCTGGCGGCGACGCTGGAGTTCTTTTTTCAGTGCTGCTCTCTGGAGATGACCACCGAGGCCATGTCGGTGGTGGCGGCTACCTTTGCCAACGGCGGCATCTGTCCCACCACCGGCGAACGGGTCTTCGAGCCGGACACCGTGCGGAAATGCCTGTCGCTCATGTCTTCCTGCGGCATGTACGATTTCTCTGGCGAGTGGGCGTTCTCCATCGGTATGCCGGGCAAGAGCGGTGTGGGTGGCGCCGTCTACGCCGCCGTCCCCAACGTCGCCGGCCTGTGTACCTGGTCGCCGCGACTGGATGAGATAGGAAACAGCGTGCGAGGCGTCGACTTCTTCCGGGAGCTGGTGAGCACCTTCAAGTTCCACAACTACGACGATCTGGTGGGGGCGGTTCGCGAACGCAAGGACCCGCGCCTTGCGAGGTCCCGGTTGCGCTGCGAAGGCGTTACGGAGCTCTGTTGGGCGGCCAGCGAGGGCGACCTCGGTGCCGTACGGCGCCTGGTGGCCCGGGGCGTCGACATCGACACGGGCGACTACGACGGCCGCACAGCCCTTCACCTCGCAACCTGCGGCCGCCACAAGCACGTCATCGACTACCTGATCGCTCGAGGCGGCTCGCTCAATCCCCGCGATCGATGGGGCGGCAGTCCCCTGGACGATGCCTACCGCGAGGGACACGCAGACATCGCCGCCCTCCTCGAACGCCACGGAGCCCGGCGCTGCGCGCGGTAG
- a CDS encoding diaminopimelate decarboxylase: protein PLPPLQRGDLLVIRGAGAYGASMASNYNGRPRAPEVMVEADLTQLIRSRETIEDTWRGEMCCT, encoded by the coding sequence ACCGCTGCCGCCCCTGCAGAGGGGGGACCTGCTCGTTATCAGGGGTGCCGGGGCGTATGGAGCTTCCATGGCGAGCAACTACAATGGGCGCCCACGAGCGCCTGAGGTGATGGTGGAGGCCGACCTGACGCAGCTGATTCGCTCTCGCGAAACCATCGAAGACACGTGGCGCGGCGAGATGTGTTGTACGTGA
- a CDS encoding glutamine synthetase beta-grasp domain-containing protein: protein MTSQAEYIWLDGATPTQRLRSKTRFIEPPAQPHVGVGSFPVWNFDGSSTYQAKGADSDLTLQPVAHAADPLRGDGCYLVMCEVLNGDGSPHATNQRAKLRRVLESGGAALEPWFGFEQEYTLFTGRNPLGWPDGGYPAPQGPFYCGVGCDHVYGRKLVEAHARACIQAGLLIYGINAEVMPGQWEFQIGHRGFEGETADPLTVSDHLWLARWLLARLGEDFGISVRLDNKPVKGDWNGAGAHTNFSTKATRDPKTGMAALEDAVTRLGDLHAEHIELYGHGLAERLTGLHETCAISEFRHGVADRGASVRIPRAVAARGHGYLEDRRPGANCDPYLVCAAIITTVCGMDVGKLAA from the coding sequence ATGACAAGCCAAGCAGAGTACATCTGGCTGGACGGAGCGACACCGACACAACGCTTGCGGTCCAAGACGCGATTCATCGAACCACCGGCCCAGCCGCACGTGGGAGTCGGGAGCTTTCCGGTATGGAACTTCGACGGCTCGTCTACCTACCAGGCCAAGGGCGCCGATTCCGATCTTACCTTGCAGCCGGTGGCCCATGCCGCCGATCCGTTGCGGGGGGACGGCTGCTACCTCGTGATGTGCGAGGTGCTGAACGGCGACGGCAGCCCGCATGCCACGAATCAGCGCGCGAAGCTCCGCCGAGTGCTGGAAAGCGGAGGGGCAGCCCTAGAACCCTGGTTTGGCTTCGAGCAGGAGTACACGCTCTTCACGGGCCGCAATCCTCTGGGTTGGCCGGACGGAGGCTATCCGGCTCCCCAGGGGCCCTTCTATTGCGGCGTCGGCTGCGACCATGTCTACGGCAGAAAGCTCGTGGAGGCCCATGCGCGCGCGTGCATTCAAGCGGGCCTCTTGATCTACGGTATCAACGCAGAAGTCATGCCGGGACAGTGGGAGTTTCAAATCGGGCACCGCGGGTTCGAGGGCGAAACTGCCGACCCGCTCACGGTGAGCGACCACCTTTGGCTCGCGCGCTGGCTTCTGGCTCGCTTGGGCGAGGACTTCGGCATCTCGGTGCGACTGGACAACAAGCCGGTCAAGGGCGACTGGAACGGCGCGGGCGCCCATACCAACTTCTCCACCAAGGCCACTCGGGATCCCAAAACCGGCATGGCGGCTCTGGAGGACGCGGTCACGCGTCTCGGGGATCTGCACGCCGAGCACATCGAGCTCTACGGCCACGGCCTTGCCGAGCGACTGACGGGCCTGCACGAAACCTGCGCGATCAGCGAGTTCCGCCACGGCGTGGCGGATCGTGGTGCATCGGTGCGGATTCCGCGCGCAGTGGCGGCGCGCGGCCACGGCTACCTGGAGGACCGTCGACCAGGGGCAAACTGCGATCCCTACCTGGTTTGTGCGGCCATCATCACGACCGTCTGCGGAATGGACGTCGGCAAGCTGGCTGCCTGA
- a CDS encoding zf-HC2 domain-containing protein: MLGCDDVSRELSELVDGELSFFRRMQIYAHLAMCRVCLKLYKSLKETVHLLGELRDHPPQPERGHDR; encoded by the coding sequence ATGCTGGGATGCGATGACGTAAGTCGGGAGCTGAGCGAGCTCGTGGATGGCGAGCTTTCGTTCTTCCGGCGCATGCAGATCTACGCTCATCTGGCGATGTGCAGGGTCTGTCTCAAACTCTACAAGTCGCTCAAAGAGACCGTGCATCTGCTCGGCGAGCTGCGTGACCATCCACCGCAGCCCGAGCGCGGGCACGACAGGTAA
- a CDS encoding glutathione S-transferase family protein, with protein MNESARPHVVHFYDSRIPSGNAYKVHLLLRQLEAPAYATTELDLLASPSDTRRPAFLAKNPNGRIPTVELSDGSLLPESNAILYYLAEGTPMLPASPLERARALAWMFFEQYSHEPFVAVLKFWTYWGGLEHKAPQELERLRKQGQAALDVMEQHLDKHTFFVAEHYSVADISLFAYTQSAETIGYRVGPRVKAWLQRVAARPRYIPIKPDPLGKIPR; from the coding sequence ATGAACGAGTCTGCTCGGCCGCACGTAGTTCACTTCTATGACTCCCGTATTCCGTCGGGCAACGCGTACAAGGTCCACCTGCTGCTGCGCCAGCTGGAGGCACCTGCCTACGCAACCACGGAGCTCGACCTGCTCGCGAGTCCGTCCGATACCCGCCGCCCGGCGTTCCTGGCCAAGAACCCCAACGGTAGGATCCCCACCGTGGAACTGTCAGATGGCAGCCTGTTGCCCGAGTCCAACGCGATCCTCTACTACCTGGCCGAAGGCACGCCGATGCTTCCAGCCTCGCCACTCGAGCGCGCGCGGGCTCTAGCCTGGATGTTTTTTGAGCAGTACAGCCACGAGCCCTTTGTGGCCGTGCTCAAGTTCTGGACCTATTGGGGCGGATTGGAGCACAAGGCGCCCCAGGAGCTAGAGCGGCTGCGAAAGCAAGGTCAGGCCGCGCTCGATGTGATGGAGCAGCATCTCGACAAGCACACTTTCTTTGTTGCAGAGCACTACTCGGTAGCGGACATCTCCTTGTTTGCGTACACCCAGAGCGCCGAGACGATCGGCTACCGCGTAGGTCCGAGGGTCAAGGCTTGGCTCCAGCGCGTCGCAGCACGACCCCGCTACATCCCGATCAAGCCCGATCCGCTCGGCAAGATTCCTCGCTAG
- a CDS encoding GNAT family N-acetyltransferase, producing MKTSVERLCDHPGLVSQVADWLLGEWPGFFSVRDPKSYLEARLERHKLPLTLIALRGQEPVGTVALSPRSLRAYAHLSPWISGLVVRRGYRRHGIGSQLVASATELAWSLGTRRLYVAACYPKLFERLGWRLITRAHHGGRRIAVMGLSQR from the coding sequence ATGAAGACCAGCGTGGAGCGGTTGTGCGACCATCCGGGGTTGGTCTCGCAGGTTGCGGACTGGTTGCTCGGGGAGTGGCCCGGGTTCTTTTCGGTGCGCGATCCCAAGAGCTATCTCGAGGCGCGCCTAGAGCGTCACAAGCTGCCTCTGACGTTGATCGCATTGCGGGGCCAGGAACCCGTCGGCACGGTAGCCCTCAGCCCCAGGAGCTTGCGAGCCTACGCACACCTTTCGCCGTGGATCTCCGGGCTGGTGGTCCGGCGCGGTTATCGCCGTCATGGCATCGGCAGTCAGCTGGTTGCCTCTGCGACCGAGCTGGCCTGGAGCCTGGGCACTCGGCGCCTGTACGTCGCGGCCTGCTACCCGAAGCTATTCGAACGACTCGGCTGGCGTCTCATTACCAGAGCGCATCATGGCGGCCGGCGTATCGCCGTAATGGGCCTGTCGCAGCGCTGA